GGTTTGTCACCCTGTATGGTTCACCACATAACATGCCATATTCTCTATTTCCACCAGGTTTGTCACCATGTATGGTTCACCACATAACATGCCATATTTTCTATTTCTACCAGGTTTGTCACCCTGTATGGTTCACCACATAACATgccatattttatatttccacCAGATTTGTCACCCTGTATGGTTCACCACATAACAtaccatattttatatttccacCAGGTTTGTCACCATGTATGGTTCACCACATAACATGCCATATTTTCTATTTCCACCAGGTTTGTCACCATGTATGGTTCACCACATAACATGCCATATTTTCTATTTCCACCAGGTTTGTCACCCTGTATGGTTCACCACATAACATGCCATATTTTCTATTTCAACCAGGTTTGTCACCCTGTATGGTTCACCACATAACATgccatattttatatttccacCAGGTTTGTCACCATGTATGGTTCACCACATAACATGCCATATTTTGTATTTCCACCAGGTTTGTCACCATGTACGGTAGCAGAGCACAAACAGCATTACCATTTGCAATGAATAGTGAATTTTCAAGAGTCTTGCAGACACAGATGGTATGATTTTATACTTAATAATTCTTCCTCAAAAATGATCCTGTCATTCTTAAAATTTGGAGCGATGAGTTATCACCAGTAATGTTCGTGGATAATGGTCTGGTTGTGGAAGGGGTATTTTTTAGAGAAATTTGGGTTAACAAGTTTTTGGTGTTTAATAGCTTAGATAATGGACGTGACAGGGAATTTGAAATAGACAGAAGCAATTGCATTGTCCACCTGTTATACTGTGTTTATGGGCTGTTGAGAGTTGGGGTTCGTATGACTGAGCTGGTGTTGATCAAGAATAGACAATTTAAGAGGCAGCTATTAATGGATATTTTTATCATTGTAACATTATAATAGTCTTTAGATATAATCAGTAAATTACTTAATACATATTTTTCctgagtgaaaaaaaaatgtgaaattaccATTAAATGTATCACTTATTCATGAAttgatttatgaaataatgcAATTAAATCGATTGTAACTTTTATCAGTTTTCAATTATTCCAAGaaacaaatgaaagaaaacgTATTGCtagaatgaatatattttattttgggaattttgtaaatatgaaaatatgaaatatcaaaGTTGACACACAGTAAGCCATATTTGCACTGACTTAGTTTTATATAGGAATGTGATTTTTACCAAATTATTAACAAAATTAGTTTATATTTAATCTTTTCAGAGACATTACTCTGAGAGTTCTGATGTTGACAACGTGTCACGAGTACAGGGAGAAATTGATGAATTGAAAGGCATTATGGTGAAAAACATTGGTGAGTTAGTATGTACATGAAGACTGGAAAGACAGTTTATTGTATGCTGTATTTGAGTCTAAACTCTCGAATCCTGTCATTTAGTTCTGGTATGAATTGTTATCTGTGTGAATGTATTTTGACATACCGTCACCTTTGAATAGAGTGGTAATTTATGGCAAAGTTTATGTTTGTCTGTAAAAAGCGTCACAGTCGTAACTAGTTCAGTAATCTTTTGTACTAGTATGTCCACACTGAGCAACTTCCCAAAATTTTCAAAGGTGCTGTGATCATCTTCTATGGGTTCATTGCTCTCACTGAACTTTCTGTTCTATAGTCCAGGATGTGTTGATGACTGATTTATAAAGTAGTAAATGATTAcggaaaaaaatgaatataatcGTCAGACTAAATTTCATGTTATAGTGTGCTACAATAAAGTGAAATACTGACAACCAAACACTGACAAGGGCACACACATCAGTTTAAACATGAACATATATAGTCATTTTTGTGTTCATTCATGACACAATAAACTGCCATGCTGACAACCAAACACTGCAACAAGGGCACAAATATCAGTTGAAACATGgacatttaatatataaattcaTTTATTCCAGATATATTTAGATAAGTATGAATTATGTCTTTTAGATCCACATAAGTTCATAGTTGTTgatatttgtgtttatttttgtgaaattatgGAAACATACTTGAATTCAAGCCATGAATTATGTCCAGTGATGATAGTAAatattattccatatttatatcatatttgtaACAGATACCATAGCTGCTAGGGGAGAAAAGCTTGAATTGCTGATTGATAAAACTGAAGACTTGGAAGCTAATGTAAGTTGATGAATTTATGACACACAGCAGTAGACATGTCTTGTACAACCATAGTAGTCTATTTGATAGGAAATGTTACCATACTATTGTCAgcatagtcttggttacccagactctcaccactgtgggttctactacaagaccacccAGACGAGAGTCTGGTGAAATGTAATCACAATATTGCCCACACCAGATCTCTTTCACAGAGCAGTGCATTCTGGGGAATAGTTCATGTGTAACATTGCATGCTGAATGATCCAGGTTCCTTCACGACATGTCTGCGTATCTCAAGCAACCGATACATCCTACGATGCATGGCCCGCATAATCCCATTCGTTATGACTTGAAAGAGATCTACTGCATGATTTCCTGTGTGGACAACTTGGGATTACATTTCCCAGACTCTTGTCTGGGTGACCTCATAGTAGAGCCCCCTCCCCAACCCTTAGCAGTGAGAGTCATTCAAACATTGGGCATTAAAAGTTATCTACAAGTGCCGCATTCCATTCAGTACtcataacaaataaatatgtttgtattttttttttgcagagcATCACCTTTAAGAAGAGCAGTAGAAGTCTTGCTAGGTCAATGTGCATTAAAAATGCCAAACTAACAATTATACTAGTTGTTGTTCTCATTGTAAGTACATATTATGTTTTGATCTGTGTAGTTCTAAAGACTaccttaaagtggcacaaaatGTGTTTATAAAACTTTGACTtgtgtgaaaatacttacataaaaccttaaTTAAACTATAATAGTATAACATTCTCAATGCATACCTTCTATATCACGACAATTGCCTTCTGACCTTGtgagaacagttgattgcactATACTACTaattcaatagggaacttgcaatcccgccatgttgaatgttgcatcatgggaaatgtgataataaatactaatcaaatagtattgtaaacaagaCTGTTACAtagtttttaaccacaaatgaccaattcatagtcaccctgaccattgtgggagatttattttatcggtagctcctgattaggtattacgataaccacagataatcccatagtcctttgcgtctgagcatgctcagtctggattgcaagttccctattgtgtacttttcctgtttgtaaTAAGTTCCGCATGTTAATGCTTGTCTGTcaattgttgtacatgtatcatgcaCCAGATTTTGATGGgagacccccacccccaccgaATGTCTCCTGTAGGTAGACTTTACCTACTCACCATCCATAACAACAACTCTGTTTTCCTTGTCTTTTGCAGATCATCATTTACTTCATAATATCAGCTGCATGTGGAGGACTAGGCTGGcaaaaatgtgtcaaataaaaaaaactgtaccATAGTTAGTTTAATGGgaacaaagaaatgacaatATCTATGAACATAAACTCTCTGACCAGTACAAAGGTGGTGCAAAGATGAGATGATATACGTTGGAAATATCTTGCCTACCAATGCAAGGGATTTTCTCTGGAATTCAGTTTTTAAACCATTCAGAGCTGGACGGTTGACTGCATGTCATCTTTATGTAAAGTGAGTCAGCTTTGCGATGCAATTAGGATTGCAGTATCCATAACCCCGGAATGATCTTTAgcattcttttattttcaaaaacataCAACCAAGTTAATTGCACTGTACATTTAGACTTTTTCAACTATTTTTGAATGTATTAACTCGCCATGTCTTTGCAATATTTACACATTATACAGCGGTAGCTAAATATAtgagatgaaaaaaataaaccaaatattATGACATCACTGTTGCAATCAACAGCTGTTACTTCAACCTTTCCATGGGGAatagaaataatgataaataaccTGAGTATTTGAAATGATATCGGGGTTCCGTAATATAATTCAGTTACATATACCTTCTGTGTTGCTTATCAGAAGTTAAATCAGCTGTTAGTGGCTTTGATAATTCAATTTGtctaacatgtaaatatgtttaGGCCAAATATTAGTTCTGTTATTAGACACTGAGCTTCATGGCCTTGAATGGGAGGGATTGAACAGCGTGGAGTTGAGAATGATGGGGAATGGAAGGGGTTGAAGTTGGAAGATGGAGGGGGGCGTGGGGGTTGAGGATGGGAGGAGGGTTAGGATGATTGAGGGGGATAAGGGTCAAAATCTCctgaatatataattatcagtGTCATTCCCTTGTATTAGTATGCATAATATTTAATAAACCAGCTAAGATCTATAAGTTATATAACAGCTGGAATCATACTGTTTCAAGGTATATTGACCACATTTCATACTGAAAATTACTGCTAAGGTAAATTGTTAGTTCTCAGAAATTAATTTTCTCTGGGTTTAGTTTTTGCTTTTGTACAATCAATCAGTTGCATTATCAGCACATACTTTGCCTTGTTCTTGGATCTTTTTGCCACAGATTTAACTTTCcaatattttacaataaatgtttGAAAACAGTATTACTTGCTGTGTATGTCTAAGGCCCGGAATAAACATCGAACTTCTCATGCACCCAATCTATTGAAGTCAACACATACAATATTAATACGACACGGAACAGATGTCGAATCCAATCTGTTGTATTTAATATGAAAAATGAACAGCTTAGAGGGCCTAGTGGTGTACGAAACAACAAATGATATGGCAGATCACACAAGATTGTTGTTGATGCATAAATATCAAGTGTCACTGTATGATACTATTCTAACATTAAAAAGAATAAGATGAAGTTAATTTCAACACGACAATGATGCACAATCTAGACATTGTCGCTGTACCGTTTTGAAGATGACATGACTGCAGATGACAGGTGCAATGAATTGTGGCTATTTTGTTTTAGATTCGACATGGCAGAAGTTCACCACTTATTGCTAGTCACATTTGTGTTATCATTTGAGATTTAATTGTCTGTCGAATTTGATATTAATTGCTACAACTATAATAAGATCTGTCGGATATGTCATGTACCTAATCTAATAATTATATTAGGTGCATGAGAAGTTTGACGTTTATTCCGGCCTTTGGGGTTGTTATTAGTCCAGTATGAATAGAGATATCGGATGGGATTTACAAAGTTTTGTATGAAtggaattttgaaatatttactaaCTAAATTGGTGGATGCCAAAAAAATTTAAAAGGACcttgaaatatttatcaaagtGTAGCAAGTCaaaatagtaatacatgtaatgttttttaACAAAAATAGAAAGGGTCATGAAAGGAGTCGGTGTACTGATCCACTTCAATGTGCAACATGTTACTgtttattttacctttttgagGCAATGTACCGGTAATGTATTTAATTCTTCTAAGCTTATGAGGCTATAATGATAGAACTATGTACAAAGTGAACAAACTCAGcaacattcattcatatattatTTACAGCCTTGAGTTCACAACTATTACACAAGGAAGCaatggttttgttttgtttttggtaaaGATTTATTCCTTTCTGCACTCAGTACTACTTAGTCACAGTCACTTTCACTGTACGATTCTGATAAACTTGAGCAATCTTATTCCTTCTCAATTTAGGCCATATCGTAAACAGTAGAGATGGACCTTTCTTTTCTCTTATATCTGATGCACTGCTTGATTATTACTTGAAACAagaaatattattaataattctATGAAAAGTCTACAAAATTGAATGGTTGGAGAAGAGTGTTGAATTTTGGACAGACTCGTAATACATGTTATTAAACATATGTACGGTAGTAAATGTAGGGAGttcgggttagggttagatTAGAGATAAaaatagtatatattatgtagatgtacataacATGAATcctctttatacatgtatggacaATGTTTGACAAGAATGTAGAACCGTGCCAGTGGACGTagctgcatacatacatatttgagTTAGGGTTTGTGATTGGAATAGTATTAGACCCCCTAACATGAACCCTATTTGTATTGGCAGTGCTTACCCAGAATGGTCACTTACTTTTCTGGTCCactgaaaaaaaacatgcatTCAACTGCCGTTGTAAATGATTTAAGAGTTCTGACGTCATGTACAGTTTTAGCCCCTGTCACCCATGATCAGAATGTTTTGACGTCATGTACATTTTTAGCCCCTGTCACCCATGATCAGAATGTTCTGACGTCATGTACAGTTTTAGCCCGTCACCCATGATCAGAATGTTCTGACGTCATGTACAGTTTTAGCCCCTGTCACCCATGATCAGAATGTTCTGACGTCATGTACAGTTTTAGCCCCTGTCACCCATGATCAGAATGTAGATCAGTGGACTGACTTGTGCACATACAAATTTGTAACCAAGCTAAGGAGTGTGGTTTATAGAATTTTTAGACTCCCTAAGATGAATCCTATTTGTATTTACAATGTTTGGCAAGAATTTAAAACAGTGGACCGGCtgtatgcatacatatttgtgttcaagctagggagttagggttagACCGAGGTTGAGGATAAGAATAGAACTAGACCCCTAACATGAACCCTATTGATACAGTGAACCCACGTTGTCACTGTCCTACTCGTCTAGAGGCCATCCATTGCTTTGAATTTGAAGATATCCCTTGACATATTtaaagccacagatagcctctagactgtAACCACTGTCTAGATGTGGCAAGTCTTTATAGCCTGCATATCTCACATTGGAAATATAATGCTGAAATAGATAAATTTGTATTGTGATAGACCTGTAGGAAAAATTTACTAATGCTGTAATTTTCAGtcaaatattttcagaaaagGAATACACAAAGGTAAACCTCtccatttttaatttatttagtGTTGTCCCTAGAGTAGTTTAAgtaattaatgtacatacatcCAAAATGTCATCGATATGacgtaaatattttgaatggcAGTGAATTGATCTGAAGTATCAACACACCCAGAAGACAGCATTGAAATATGATGACTAATTAATTTGACCTTATCACTGTCATGATATAATACTTACTAAGCTTGGCCCCTGCTATGTAgacattatttcataatttagtaCTATGTAATATCAAGGTCtacaggtaatacatgtatttcgcTATGTATTGCagcctttttttttaaattttaaattcaacaataaaagttgttttgttgaaattgtgTAGTACGTATGTCGTCTGTTTAAGTTGTACCATGAAGTTACCATATAACAAAGGAAACAACTGCTGAATGGTGTGTGTACTTCCAACACAAGACTTGCACAAAGAAGCCCTTCTCTCCTTAAATACAAACATGCTTCAAGACAAATTAAGATTGGTATGTAGATTTCACAACTGATGAGATGAGTACATACTTCAACGTCCACgaacacaaaataaacagaCATTTTTCTGGTGtgtataaaaataacttttatttgtTGAGTTCTATTTCCAATAAGTATACATGAAGTTAAAGCAGTGAGTTGTATGAGAACTTAGTAATGTATTGCTAATACATAGCAAAATGGATGCAATCCTCTACTggaaaataatatgaaaatgcCCTTTTTTACATTACTACTGAAATCTTACATGGTATAATTCTGTCAAACCAAACAAAAGTAACATCGGCTGTAGTATgaaacagtgtgccctctaagccaatttgacgtgccactgacgcacataATTTGTAGCGACGcatcaaaatttgatgttcccctatctcttactacgtATGTGGTatgtgactcacaagaaatgctagttttatcattttgactcaaaacaacaaaaatttgGTTATCATTAGAGAGCACACTGGTGTGAAACCAAGCAATAGACATTGATAAACATGTACTAGCACATTGGGTACATGCCTAAGATGTCAACTTTAAAGGcccaggtttcaatcccaggtgcTCACATTATAGTGCTATtctatcagtgaagccataaggaTCATTCctttgttcaggaccaacttgTTCAAAAGCTGTGTTAGAAAACTTCTTCTCTAACGTTAATCTTCACCTGACATGAGCCTTTAATAGTGATGAATCATCATGTTGAATGGGCATCTATGTTTATTGTGAGGTTTTTAACATAGCATTGATCAAACAAAGAGAAGTATCAAAGACTGCATCCAACAGATGGTCTAAATTTCCTGTATACCAGTATACCATAATATTGGTCAATGGTATATCACTGAAACACATGATATCCTGTTGTAATTACATACGTTCTATTTTGTTGAATGGTTTGTGATGAGCAAGACTGGTGAAACACAAAATGGATACTTCTCGGGTCAAAACTACATTCACACTCTTATTGCACCTCTGATATTTGCTTTGCAATGATTGGTCAAGACAACAATGTGACTACATTTTCACAGTGATTGATTAGTTTTCAGACAAACTAAACAGCTCAAATTAGCCGAATGTATTAAATTCCAGTACCACAAATGAAATATGTCAGCCTGTCACAGCTTCAATTTTGAGTATGATGGTTTTGGCAAGGAGTACACATTCTGTTTCCCCAAACTTGTAATTTTGTGTGTGCAcacaaatacccccccccccccccccccccccggtggAAAGAGGATTACTAGTCCACTCTGTTTTCATGTTTTCCCACCTTTGTCAATCCTGCTTTGTCATGGAATTCCATtcatccatgtacatgtacatgcatgtacaacaGAAGAATGCTAAAAGATTGCAGTTAATCACTGACTTTTCCAATGTATGCTATGGTCCTAATTTATGCAGGATTTTGTGTAAATCTAGCTCAAGCTTGGTTCAgaaaatattcacacacacacacacacacacacacacacacacacacgacatccattcatgcatgcatacatacatacatacatacatacatacatacatacgtacatacatacatacatacatacacacacacatacatacatacatccatccatccatccatccatccatccatccgtatGTACATACGACAtacgacatacatacatacatacatacatacatacatacatacatacatacatacatacatacatacatacatacacacacacatacacacacacatacacacacacacacacacacacatacacacagtatacatacatactttctaAGTACAGATAAAAATGCTGTATTGCTGgtaaaatgtgtcaaatgaaTATTGAGTTGCTcataaaaaaagttaataataaAGTTTCACTATGACCAAAGCACAAACATATCTTAGAAACTAAAGTCTAATATGAATACAATACTAATATACCAGTATACCCCTTTGGTAGCAGCTATCATTCATTTGACATTTGCTAAAGTTTTAGGAAAGCTAATTCTAAATGTTAGTGACTTACTTATATATAGTTATTTCTAAACAGATCTCTCCCAGTCAGAGTTATTGCTCATGGCAGCCATAAAATTGATACTACAGGGTAATATTGGTTTTCATAGAATTGCCAGCATACAACCTCACCAAGATACCTTGTGTCACTGCGCCCTCAACGGTCTGCTCCTGAAAGTGGTAGGCTGacatgtgagggcgccccatacCTTAGAGACTACATGCTAGCCAGACGTTCTCTACTCTTTTCCTATCTCAGATGATGTGTAAGTTATGCAACAAGCTATTTCTTCCATTatataataattttgaaaaaagctGGCTATTAAAGAGCCTTCACATTTGTGAACAGTAAAAAAAGTGGAGTTTTTTTGCTTTGTGAAATCTTAAGGGAAAATTCTGCTGAAGTAAATATTCCTTGATAACCAACAACTtttaccaatcaatcaatcaatcaatggacATGTTTAATTGCTAGATATTAATCAATATATCTGCCACACTTTATCTACTTTGTGCCTTTGATCTGAAATTATTTGTCAGTTTGTCAATTTATGATCAGATTGTTAAAAGGACGCCATCTGTGGCAATGAATGGAAATTAATTGTAATAGTCAATGGATTGCATCAAGGTGTTGAATTTCAAGCCCCAATTTTTCTCTTAAAAGTTGAAATACAGcaattaaaatgaaagattCAACATAGTGGGTATTTGTTGTCACTCACTGTGTAAGCACCTGAGTGataaagagcgccctcaacgccAAATCTCTCAGTCTTTTAAAGGCAATCTGTGCATATATcttgggttttttttcttttcaattttaggGAAAGGTTTAATAAATTTATAAAGCTTATATAGTTTTAAATAAAGCTATGCTAATTAGCTTCTCATCTTACTGTCATTATCTGAAGTGAGCTGCCATAACTTGATGGAAGCAGTCTTTGTTTTaccactacactgcactacattacactataatgcactacactacattacaaaatgcactacactacacttcaCTGCCCTGCACTACAccacaatacattgtactacactgcactgcactacaatacactacattgcACCATACTACACTACATCACAccacactgcactacactacactacaccataTTGCACTACACTAATTTTAACATGTTATAAATTACACAAACgttatcaaaatattgtcaaaatttccACAATATGCGTAACTATACAAATTTACAAGTAGCCTTATGAGGTAACTACTTAGAACTGTACTCACTAAAACAGGCTAACCCTAACTTAAATATTAGACATAATCACCTAGATACTTTtagttaaagctgcactagctgcaactgaatgtatttttttgaaatttttttgtcaggtacaataacttactcgtaatatcgtacaccctgaacaatattgaaATACTATAGGTGaatgtatttttgtagctgtatacatgataaatcaaatcaaatcgatttttgggtccgtacccaaaaaattagcgccctcaacggtgatcacgATTTAAATCTGTTATTGCAAAACTAATGGATAAGAcagaccactgattaacatgtgattattggtattttaacacttttcagtgaatagattgcTGTAGTTTGATCGAAAAACGATACTACAGTTATACAAACTAGTGCAGCAGTTTGAACAtggcgacagattcaaaaccaagcttttgctcaagatttcaGTTTATCCCTACACCATCTAtgaacagatacaatgtctttttttataattaattgaccaatttttagtcaATATATCGTTGGTTTACttgatggaaaaaaatattccagttgcagcaAGTGTACCTttaacattttgtcattttcgtCAGCATCTGTGAAATATCTAGGcttattaataattaatttgaattgAATAATTGCGATAGAAAATTCATATTTAATAGTTTTAGAAATAGcataatatgttatttttttgctCATGATGTGTAACATGTTGCTATGGAAGTCCTTCATTtcttaattttttgttatttataaatGAAACTAAAAAGCACCGACTTTGTGATTACTTATCCATACAAGATAaagtactactatggaaatcacgctatcggcaaactaagatagacacgaACTACAACTATTGTTTGCGGTGTgttgtagattacacaagtgggtgacagcgatgccttggttatgtggatataatcaataataataatgataataataatgataacaacaacCTTTATTTGTCCGGAAATTTGTTGATTGGTCGCCACAAGAGCAGTGCCCTAGTGGTAAAGAAGATAGCTTATAAGCATTAACCTACAACAGTTCtattttgtgtctatcttagtttgccttgATGACttgattttcataattatatgtCCAATTTAATATCTTAAGCATGAATCCCAGTCTCCATGGTAACAGTTTTGCTATCACTTTTATCACCATAGAAATTCAAAAGACACAACTCTTCAGTCTTTAAGTTTTTATCTTCATCTTTTCTAAGATAGGGAGTATCATATCAAATCTGGGCCTCTTAGCTGGGTCTTCATTCATACAGATTCTGACAAGTTTAGCCATGTGTGGTGAGATACCTGGTGATATGACAACTCTGAGTCCTTCACATACAACCTATTGAGAAAaggaaaactgacatcaaacaCTGCCCTCTACGACAGAAATGTACTAGTTCAGATCACCTGACATCAAACACTGCCCTCTACGACAGAAATATACTAGTTCAGATAACCTGACATTAAACACTGCCCTCTACGATATAAATGTACTAGTTCAGATAACCTGTCATTAAACACTGCCCTCTGTGACAAAGATGCATAAGTTCAGATCACCTGACTGATCAAACAGTGAAACACTGCCCTGTGTGATAGAGAAATGAGGGTAGTACGCAAGCAAAAGGCCGGCAAGATACCTAGCGCTATAGAATGGCATCACAGAACGGCGTGATTGACTTCTGTTTCATCCAATAGAAGGTCACTAATTTGTCACATGAGCAAGCTGGGACATTGTGACACAAAACTCGTCATACTTGAAACACGCAACTATGTTAAATTTCTTGACCATAAAACCTTTTCGTTGAAATATTCCGACTTTTAACGCTTACCTTCATGCCAATTTCCATGTTAGACATCCCGGCAAATGGAACTTCCCTAGTTGATAATTCCCACAACAATATAGCAAAGCTCCACATGTCAGCTGCCCTCACGTTCATTTCATCTGGCCAACGTTGCATGGCTGTGAAGTATCAATAAACATGGAAATATTTAATAACCAATAGTCATTCGTTTTTCTCCTCCCTTTTGACTATTTGTATGTGGTATGTCTGTCAGTCATTTTGTGGACACCTTTCATAATTATTTAGCATTATAACTAATTAtattgatttcatatttttgatgTGTGAAATCGATGCCTCTAAGAAGGCActattttttaaagataaagTTCAAAGTACAATCATTATACAGCATAACGAATAGTAATAGGCAAATTTAAGTTCAATCATAGACCCGCTGGTTAAAGAGTTAATAGTTTTGTATTTTGAGTACTAATGAGAATGGTGACTATTTCTCAGCTTGTCCTTCTCTCCAGAAACACAATAAAACAGCATATTTTCCTATCAtttgaaaatgaacatttaCTTTTACCGTTCAACACAACAGTAATCATAATGGGCAGCTATAACTTTCACTATAATGTAATATCTTACCTTCAGGTGCACACCAGGCTGTATTGTATATCTTACCACGGTTTTGGAAGGAAAACTTAACATCAGCCATATTGATTCTAGCAGACAAGTCTTCATCAATCTGTAAATGGTGAAATAGATTTGTTAACAAATTGTTGGTATCGTACCAATCA
The genomic region above belongs to Glandiceps talaboti chromosome 8, keGlaTala1.1, whole genome shotgun sequence and contains:
- the LOC144439550 gene encoding vesicle-associated membrane protein 7-like; amino-acid sequence: MPILFSVVARGTTILAKYASCQGNFNEVTEQILMKVPPENAKLTYTHDHYLFHYVSDDRIIYLCITDDDFERSRAFLFLQEVKRRFVTMYGSRAQTALPFAMNSEFSRVLQTQMRHYSESSDVDNVSRVQGEIDELKGIMVKNIDTIAARGEKLELLIDKTEDLEANSITFKKSSRSLARSMCIKNAKLTIILVVVLIIIIYFIISAACGGLGWQKCVK